The proteins below come from a single Streptomyces spongiicola genomic window:
- the mshB gene encoding N-acetyl-1-D-myo-inositol-2-amino-2-deoxy-alpha-D-glucopyranoside deacetylase has product MTDLPARRLLLVHAHPDDESINNGATMARYAAEGALVTLVTCTLGEEGEVIPPALGHLAADEEDALGAHRAGELAAAMRELGVHDHRLLGGPGRFRDSGMTGVPQNRRPGAFWNTPVDEAAPHLVEVIRGVRPQVLITYDPQGGYGHPDHIQAHRVAMRAAELAADPDFRSELGAPHPIAKIYWNRVPRSVAEEGFARLRAADVRFPGVAAVGDIPGVVDDEEVTAEIDGTRHVAAKAAAMRAHATQIAVDGPFFALSNDLGQPLFTTEYYQLARGVPGAPAGERERDLFAGVDTGGAAGGPAGRTRTAQPSRTRPTGTAQPAETTRGTQPAETTRGTQPAETTRETRPAETTRETQPAETTRETGR; this is encoded by the coding sequence ATGACGGATCTCCCAGCCCGTCGTCTGCTCCTGGTGCACGCGCACCCCGACGACGAGTCGATCAACAACGGCGCCACGATGGCCCGGTACGCCGCCGAAGGCGCCCTGGTCACCCTGGTCACCTGCACTCTCGGCGAGGAGGGCGAGGTGATCCCGCCCGCACTCGGGCATCTCGCCGCGGACGAGGAGGACGCCCTCGGTGCGCACCGGGCCGGGGAGCTGGCGGCCGCGATGCGGGAGCTGGGCGTCCACGACCATCGGCTGCTGGGCGGCCCCGGACGCTTCCGCGACTCGGGGATGACGGGAGTCCCGCAGAACCGCCGCCCCGGCGCCTTCTGGAACACACCCGTGGACGAGGCCGCACCGCACCTCGTCGAGGTGATCCGCGGTGTACGGCCGCAGGTTCTGATCACATACGACCCGCAGGGTGGTTACGGGCATCCCGACCACATCCAGGCGCACCGCGTCGCCATGCGCGCCGCGGAACTCGCCGCGGACCCGGACTTCCGGAGCGAACTCGGCGCCCCGCACCCCATCGCCAAGATCTACTGGAACCGGGTGCCGCGCTCGGTGGCCGAGGAGGGTTTCGCCCGGCTGCGCGCCGCGGACGTGCGGTTCCCGGGCGTCGCCGCGGTCGGCGACATCCCTGGCGTGGTCGACGACGAGGAGGTGACCGCCGAGATCGACGGCACGCGTCACGTCGCGGCCAAGGCCGCCGCGATGCGCGCCCACGCCACGCAGATCGCCGTCGACGGGCCCTTCTTCGCGCTCTCCAACGACCTCGGGCAGCCGCTGTTCACCACGGAGTACTACCAGTTGGCGCGGGGAGTTCCGGGCGCACCGGCGGGCGAGCGCGAACGCGACCTGTTCGCGGGGGTGGACACCGGCGGCGCGGCGGGCGGCCCGGCCGGACGGACCCGGACCGCACAGCCGTCCCGGACCCGGCCGACCGGGACCGCGCAGCCGGCCGAGACGACACGGGGGACACAGCCGGCCGAGACGACACGGGGGACACAGCCGGCCGAGACGACGCGGGAGACGCGGCCGGCCGAGACGACGCGGGAGACGCAGCCGGCCGAGACGACACGGGAGACAGGGCGATGA